In Spea bombifrons isolate aSpeBom1 chromosome 5, aSpeBom1.2.pri, whole genome shotgun sequence, the sequence tccatACAAAGCCCGAGCCTTTTATGGAGGTTtcataaaaacaatgtataccGCACACCTAGCCTAAAAGCTGTTGTTGAATAACAAGTGCTGAGAATGGCCCACAGGGTGCCAGGTGGGTTTACCAGCAAtttcaacaaaagaaaaaagggaatagCAACCCTCACAATCAACCTTATTGTGACTCGTGCCCTGAGCGGCATCATGGTCAGGGGATTCCAGACAAACATCAAGACTTCAAAGCTATCCCGGCCTTGAGGCCAGAAGACCCAGATTTCCCGCTCTCACGGGTACTCACTTGATTTAACTAAAAGGCAGAAGAGGTCCTAATACCGTTACCTAATTGTGTAGGACCAGCACGATATAATTGGAGATGTATTTAGAATATACTTCGAAATACAAAGACTAGTAACACTTAACAAAATGCCACCTGGCTTGTGTTATACCGACTGCTTTATTGGTCTTATCAAGGCTGAAATGTGTGTGTAGCTGCTTCCCTCTTTATGTATTCCACCAAAATGATTATCAATTCATGTAGAAACTCTAGCTGTTTATTTCCCAGTTCCTACCAATCTGGTGCTACCACCGACAGTCTGCTGATACTCTTACAGATCGTATTTGATCACAAGtgtgataaatatgtttttcacgTTACAATTTCTTTTAAGTCAAGTATAGAAGAACTAGAGCCTGGGCAACAGGTAATGAATAATAAAGGATGGCATGCTGTGTGCTAAAATGGGGCTTGTAGAATCCCACTTCTGGGATACAGGATCCTTGGTATTCACAACAAGTAAAAGAGAGGCGAGAGAAAAATCGGTGTTATGAGGCTTaccatattactttttttttaaaattattattattgtaaaattaatattattattatcttaccTGTGGAATAAGCACTGTTCAAAACAGATAAAGAAACAGAAATTAATTGATAGCGGACTCCAAGTAGAAGCATTCTGATTGCAGTAAACCGTAAACTATCCCTTTTATCATAATATGGACATCTAAACAGCTTTCCAACTCTAAGTGTGCTGTTACAGTCTTCTGTTAAATTGCTATACAAATTTGATgattgtaatataaaaataaaacagggtGATCATTTTCATTCATGTTTACACAATACTTTTGTGTTACTGTATTATTAAGGAAGAAGTCtttgcactatataaataaaatataataataacttctgtttGGATCCATTACATATTTGAATTGATACCTTTAGGTCTTTAGAAACCTTACGCAATATAGGTATCATATATGTAACATGTGCATATAATTACATTAATCACTTGAGTTCCGTAGTTTGTCTAAAGCAGGGGTGGGGGACGTCTGGCCCATGGACCATATAAGGCCAGCAAAATCATTTGGTCTGGCCTGTTGGGCAAAAGAGTCAGCAACTGTGATCATGCCTGCCACTCTAGGTGGCTGGGCGACTCACGCTATTACTTCCGcagtatttgtgaatgagtatctggatgagggaattaatgagtatcggTGATTGAGTGAATAAATGAGTAcctgaatgagtatctgtggatgagggaattaatatttgtgaatgatggaatgaatgaatatgtgtatgtgatagcatggatgtgtaagtggagggcatgcatggcacagggaggatGTTTGAGGCAAGGATTGCACagtgaggctgtttgggggcaaagatggcaagtcctatgctttcagtctgggtgctaggcaggtcctgtggatgcaatctgggtgccggtgctgacatgatactaaatgGGGGGATGTCTgggtggcataaatacacattgtGAGGCTGTCTGGAGGCAATACATAATACTAAAAGGAGGGCTGGGATAAATTTACAATGTGGAGCTGGCTatgggcaatacacaagggtgtgggcgAAATGGGgtattaattcacaaggggagctggctgggggcatcaaataaatgaatactaaAGGGAAGGTGGGATAAATGTACAATGTGgggctaatttttaagttgacaATTTTGTATGGCGTTTGAATGAtgttataaatatccaaatggcacTTGGCAGAAAAAAGGTTCCCCACCTCTGGTCTAAAGGGACACTGCAGTCATGtacatgatagctgagtggtacCTTTAAGTTGTCATGTGGTCCCCGCTGCAAATGTATGGAGCAATTCTACAGAATACCTCTTTTGTGCACCCCAATCTGTCTTGCATGGGATTTGCTCTAGTAAACACATCTCTTGCTGCCAGCACCCACAAGATATATTCGCCACTAACCAGCTCTCGCTCGGCAAAAGTTCCAGGTGAGCTATAACAAGATCCTTCCATCCTGTGGACATGTGTGAAACACACACCgtttgatttcagtgggagcactttcctgccattgattggctgcctgAAGCAACCAGTCAGTTCCACAGAAAGTAGCAGTAGGGCATGCATCACAATGAAATGCATGTACATTTGTACAATGCGTGCTCTAGGTAAAAATGTTGTTGCTTGGTTAATTACTAAACAACCGTGTGAACATTAGAAATATGCACctttttaacataattaatgAGATTATATGCCAAATCATTGAATCAGTCAAACCTTTGGTTgtagtctttctttttttattaagcagAGTTTTCAATAGCAGgattaaaatatgaaaaggtACCTTGTCgagtttccttttcttttcattgccttttgaaaatgattaaattaaatttgttaactCCGTAAACTATTTAGCTTGAAATGCACACAAAATAACGACACAACTAAATGTAGATCCATCCTGCGAAACATTTGGTGGAATTCAATTCTTCTTAATCTGTTGACTTCTTAAAACATCATCTAAaatggaaggaaaaaaatatgtattgttcTATAAAAGACACTTTGTGCTTACATAGGACTGAAAAGACCTGTGGCCATAAACATATATCCTCAGTCATCAAATGTTTATTGTTGTCATTGGTTTGGGCTTGGGCTAAATGCATGGCCCTGGACAGCATCCTCAGGGCCTACCTCAAGGAGGTTATCTTCTGATCTTACCAATGGGCCAATTGAGCAGAGGTTCACCTGGGAGCCCAATCATCCATTAGGGAGATATGCCCCAGTAAAACGACACAGGTGCTGCCACCGTCCTTCACCTAGGCCAGTATATGCGACTGGTAGTTGAGCATATCTACCAAGTATCGGTATTTGTGACACAAATTTCTATGTCGATCTTTTCTCTGCTGGTGTCCCCCATTGTAGACGTCTGGCTGCTATAAGAGTATCACTCTTTAACACTATTAACACTAAAAATATCCATAATGACTATAAAACAACAGAAAAGTCTATACATTCAGTTGTTTTCACCTTTTCATCTAAACACCGTGCTGACTAAATATAAGTACACAAACCACACACCCTACAACATAAGTGTCTCTCTCTGGCATGGGCTggcatatatctatacacaaaTATAGGGAATTTTGAATATTGAGGAAGAATAacacatatttatttagcatttgTGTTGGAAGGGTCAGATAAattgacaaaactagaattcagATTTTTGTTATAGACTGTGTCTAAATGCTAGGTCATTGTCTGCtgtaaaaaagctaaaaaataaCACTGTCAAGTTACATTGGCATATAAATTTGGGCTTCTAATCATTTTCATTCATGCTCTCTTAATCTCACAGAAATACCCTTGACATTTTAGACATGGTACCTATTTTCCTCTCCATCCAGGATAGAATGATATGCTGCTATTTCCTTCTCAAGTTGAAGTTTCTTGGCAAGCAAGTGTTCCCTGTCTTTCTGATTCTGTTCTGTTTCACTTTTGATTTCTTCCAGTTCTGCTTCCAGCTTGGTGATCACTGAACCCAAGTTTTGGAGTTCAATATCATGCCAATGCTTAGCATCGTGTAGAGAATTCTCCAATCCTCTTTTCTGTAAGAAGAGTAATTTTCCATGTGATAATGAATAATACAATAACCAGAGCAGCACTGTATTATCTGGAACATATTTCGGTGATTATTTAATCGTAAATTAGACAGACTAGCCCTACATTTCAGTTATGAGAATACTTTCCCTGAACATGTCCATACTATTCTCATGTAGAAGAGTTGTGTACTTCTAAAAGAATATTATTGATGAAGCATGTATTtcaaattatttacattttacaaccAAGCATTCATAACTTGCTAGAGACGCAGCATTTACAAGCtacttttttgaaaatgcagtttttccccaaaagtGAAGACActatgaggtttattcactggAATTCTGTTGGCAGGAAATTTGCAGGAGTAGTTATTTTAACTCCTCCGCTTCACTATTAGTGAAGGACCATCCCTGGCAGGTTTCTTTATTGTATATAATGAACATACAGGGCCAGCTGAGATCTCCATGTAGAAAAATCTCACTGCCATTGGCTATTAATAATGTACAGTGAAGTCAAGGAACAGAAACACAACTCTTTCTTAAGCTCTCCTGCCAGCTCTCCCTGAATATACCCATATTCGCTACAGTCAGTTAAAACCAACCTAGATGTCCATATAGAAAGACAAACCAAGTTGGGTGGAAGTGCATGTTCTTCAGAAGTTAAATGCTTAAAATAAGAGTAAGTATATTCAGGAACCAAGCTCTTGATGGAAAAATGGCACCCACCAATGTCCTCAGGGATTCTGTTTCTGCTTGAAGACTCTGTATTTTGCATGCAGTGTCATGAAATTCTTCTCTCAGACCCTCCACAACTTCTTCTTCTTGGCTCTTCACAGCTGGCAAGGCTGCTGACTGCTGATCACAAGAATAAAAATGCAACTTTGACAAAGAAATGAATGCTAAAGTGCCAGTGTCCTTGTATCAGGCACCCATTGAATGGTTAATTGATGTGTGCCCACAACAGAAGAATATGGAGAGATTCCTTCACACAGATGGCTTTAGATCCCAGGCCTATCTTACctgttatattgattttttaccATACATGCATGCTCTTTTTAGCCATGAGTAACGGCTGTTATGATAAAAGAGCTGAATATATTGATGTATTGGTGGCACTTTAGCATGTGCTCTACCTGCTCAGCTTGTGTTCTACTGGCTCAtccatgaaaatgaacatgatAAAATGCACGTGTCATTGGTTCACAATTTCAATAACACCAAAAAAACACTACATTTAGAGCAACGTATTCATTCAATAACAAATAACTCTTCACTTAGACTATTTCTTAAAATCTTCCAGCAAAAAAGACCTTGACTTTCACTTCTCATTTTACTTAGAATTTTAGTTTGTGCCTCTAGAGAAGATCGCTCAATGGACTGGGTGTGGTTTTCCTGGTGGTGGCATTGAATTGATGGAAACCTCATGCATTTAAATGGTCTTATGCCTGCCAATTATATTAGTGTATTAAGGAGCCTATTGCACACTCATTCAATAATGAGAACCAACAACATTCTGTCATAGCGTTTTATGTGAAGTAGTTTTAACCCAAACACCCATGGTAGCACCCTAAAAGATGGCACTGCTTCGTATGCATCAGAAAAAGTAACTGCAGTCtctttgtttaatattatgttgCAATATGAATCTTTGTGAAACATCATTTTGGGGTTCACTTGCCACACATTAACTAATTATAAGTACTTTTAACTGTaacattgtttcaaaagagCAATTATAACTTCCGACAAGTGGCAGCAAAAGCTGCTTCAGATGGTAGAGCTTGAAACTACCTGCTTCAGGTGGTAGAGCACAAAAGCCAAAGGAACACATGCTAAAGTGGCACCTATGtgttttgtattatataaatcTGAAAATCTTGGCAGATGCTCAAGTAAAGACTCATTAACATCTGTGTTGGGTTATAGCTTCAATTTCAAGTATGGGTGTGCGTATACATATATGTCTCAACGCATAACATTTGATGGCACATACAAATCATCcagcctatctagtctgccctcttttcctgatgtaagactcaggtcttaatcagtccttgatcttgtcttaaattcaggctTTATGCCTATTACATGCATGCTTATATTCCCTTACTTTATTAGACTCtatcacttctgatgggaggctattttatctttttttccctctcagtaaagtaaaacttccttacattaaatctGAATCTTTGACCCTCCAGTATTAGACTTCTGGTTCTAACATTTCTAacatttctaacatttctcctccttccctatactttgttaaatctctaagtatttaaatgttcgtATGACCTCTTACTCTACTTTCCCCAAACTATTCATATTGAGTTAGTCATTCttgaatacaatatatacagccTGAACTTGAATCTGGTTTGGTATAGTGACTCTAGAAGCAGACTTTTGCAAGAATTTGACCTGGTCCAAAAGTCTTAGTTATGCTTCAGTTATGTATTTTCCACGGAGATTGTCTGTAAATGACATAGCATTGAGGTATCATTGTGTATAACATCAGTTACTGTAATTGTACAAACCACTTACTTTAGTTTGGAGGAGGGCACCCGTTTCAGCACGGTTCTTCTCAATGTCTTTTTCCCAATGAATCCTGATGGTCTCCAAAATGTCATCAAGTCCTGTACCAATAGGAGCATCCACTTCTTCCAACTGAGTTCCAGCCAGCTGTCTGTACAACATTTTCACATCctgaaaaatatacagaatattgtATTGATTACATTTTTCCATAGCAGTTGTAGCTGCTTCTTTAGACAGCAGTACTTAGCTCACACCATGTATGAGGGTTAGGAGTGCCAGTAGCATGACATAGGCCGGATTTTTGTTGAATTTGTATATGTCTTTGTGTGTCAATGTTGCCAAGGAAGATCAGAAGCCATGTGTCGAGGGGCCCCATTAAGTTTTTAGTTTGGCACCTCTCTCAACACTCACAAAACACCTTTCCTTACCTCCTCATGGTTCTTTGACAGCAAAGCAAGGTCTTCCTTCATGCTCTCTATCTGACTTTCCAGGTCCATTTTAGTCAAATTTGCATCATCAATCACCTTATACAAGGAACGTATTTCTTCTTCAACTGCTTTTCTAAAAGGCTGCTCATTCTCATACCTACAATAGAATGAGCATTGAAGTTTGCATGGGGATGGCTTATTCACTATcttcttttatatattgtattgacttatattaatttatatgatgCATTCATGCagcaatatttttatatctagaTCCTCTTACAAACAGTAGTAACTTTACCGTCCCTCTTCAAAGTTAGTCTTTCTTTCAAAAGCACATGGGTATAAACATTATACTAATCAATACACAAATATTAATGTGTGTGCATTGTGTACATTatagttttaaattatttttttatttttgaatttgtttttatatttccacTTAAGACTCAAGatcttttgagtgtttttagCAAGACCAAGGCTAATACAAATATCTGTATGGGTTCTGTATAGCACTTCAACCTTCAGTAAGAAACTAATTTTAGGTAATTAACGTAGACAGTTTATAGTCCAAGCTGTTTATGCCTCTTAGCACAAACCATAAAAAGTGTAATTTACTGATCTGTTGATCGTGAATGTGGAAAACTTTGCCAGTGTGTTGTATACTCAATGATGCCATTTACAAGGCTAACAagtgatttattattaattcCCTGTGGTGGGATGACAACTAATTCTGATTATTTGTAGCTTAGAACCTCAGGGATGCTATAAGAAAAAGTGCCTTGTTCTCCTACACAAACAAGCCTCAGATATGAAATAATGTTCGTACTGTTCCCTGGAATGAATTACATTAACATACGTGTTATTTCTAGGCATACATTTAACATATTTGTACATAAACACCTTCATATGTAcatggaaatggaaaaataaaaagagatatTATGATTTGTGTTCTCTGTTACATTCATGTATTAGTAACATTTCTTTGCATTTACCAGGAATGATCAAATATTCTCTGAAACACTGAATATTTTGTCAAAACCTATTTATTTATCATCTAAGGTTTTGTGTTTCTGGATCAGGCTGTGCgtggttacattttatattttaaggcATGTTCAGGGTAGCACTCATTATCAACATTTacctacattttatatatggttttatatacaGTTCAGTTATATTACTGggcaaaaaacaataatattgcTCTCACGTGTAACATGTCATTTTGATTTGAATTTAATAAAACAGAACTgaaattaataaacaaagaCTGGCTTTTTCGGTGCAAACAACAAATCACATATGCACCAAAAGTGGGCCCCTAATACCTGAGTCTGCTTTACTCAGTGGTGGGACCTTCTTATTAATGCTGATTTAGACAATGAAATCACATCCAAGCACAGAGATAGTCTTTTCTAGGAGCAGTATAGTAGGTATTGAATTGCTGTATCACCTCTCTTTGAAGTCTTCAGCACATGCTTGAATATTCTCTGTCTGCAGCATAAGACGAGCATTCTCCAAAACAGCATCTCCCACCTAGAAAAGTGCAAAAATGtcataataatgatatttatgATAATATTCATCGCCAGGAAACACCTTTTCTAATGTGCCTAGGTGCTGGCTAGAGTGCTGTGCTGTGGGGCCTTACAGtcatctatttttttgtttatatttgtttcattaAAGGTTCTTCACAAACAAAATTGCACACCTAACTGCACGTGAGTCCACCACATGCTTAGCCCCTGTAAGATACAATCTCTGCTAATTTTGCCCATGCACAGTTTCTAGTTTGGACATTGAGCATGCACTCATGAGCATTCCACCAGCAATGTATTTTGACATGTCCAAGGGTCAGTCGTCTACCTGCTGACCTATTGAGTGATCTACCCCTGCCATATACCACTGCCCAGTGGGTTGGTTACAAGGGACATCTCCAATCTCCCTAGCTAGTCCATTTACATAATGGAGGACTGTGCAAAATGAGCACAGTCTCTACAGACTGACTTAAAAGGCAGAGCACCAGGATTTGAAGCCATATCCCATCACACTAAGTGAGCAAAGCGGTCGCAGAGGAGGCAGCTGGGTGCACTGCCATGAGTCAGATCTAGGTCAGCACACAAGGTGAATACACTCCTGGTTGCTAGTTCCAACAATAGGAACAATGGCCAGAGCAGTTGGGGCATAGTAAGTGTAATTTTATGGAACTTTCCAGCAATTTTGGAATCGTTGGCAACTTTGTGCTACGGTTGGCAGTTTCAGGCTAGTGTGCAAATGGCACAGTCAGCCATTTGGGGGACACACTTTAGTAGTgcctaaaaaaatcaaataaatcctAAATTTGTATATGTAATGGGCTCAAAAGTCAACGGAGCAGTTGGCCCAAGtctatgtgtgtttgtgggaGACAAAATGGGCTTTATTGAGAGGGGAAGATACAAAATAAGCAGGTAATTTAACTTAGTTAATTGTGAGTTTCTAGCAGCAAGCCTGCAAGAGCTAGACCAAAGTCCAAGTCACCATTTCAAGCTTGCATTTGTACTTGCAGAACATGGCTGGATTACAACTGTAACATTGTGTATGGgtaataatatatgtaacaaCCTAATATGGGTCTCCTGATTAAATAAGCACAGATCAAGGACAATATTGTACCTGTCTCCTTTGTATGTTTGTTACAAACTGTGTACCAAAGGTTTACGCAGCAGATTTACCTTAATCAAATGTGAGCAGTGTAGAATCGCATTGTGCAAATTAGTTCTActtcttatttatatttagtgGAGTATCATGTGCATGAAATGGGTGACATACTACTGGAATTTTAAGTGCAAAGTCTGAAGCATTTTTGTCACGTTGGAGGAACTTATTCAGAAGTAACCTACATATCATAAAGACCGATAGCCAAGGAACAATAAGTTGTGCTACCTCATGGGGTCTTCTGCTCCTTTGATGTCAGACTTTAAGTAAGTGTAAATATGACACTGGCTCATACACATGTATTGTGTTTAAACGGCTTTTCCTATTTATTGTTGATTTGTTCTAATTCATAGCGTGGAATAGTCACATATTGCAGCAAAATACAATGATGGGAAAAATTTGCCTCCTAACTAATCCGAACTCCACAGCCTCGCATACTCACCACTCCTTCAAATCCAAATAAATTGACTTCTGTTATATGGCTATGGGGCAGTAATAGCTTTCATCTCATAAAAAGAGCACAGCAGACAATACTGTTATTTGTCAAGTACTTTGCATCATAAATCATTGGTTATTACAAAGAAGCCATGGCAGAATTGTATATGATTAATCTGGTTCTGTAGCACTTTCATCTGTTTCCTAATAAAACAGCCGTGTATGCAATATATGCTAGATTTCCAATGattggaagttgtgtttaaTGGATTTGCAAAATTAGTAGTGGAACACAGTTTACTAGAGCAGAATGGGCAAAATAATTTGGTAGGTTGACTTACGAGATGCAAGTTGATATTTATGCACAAAATCAACTTGTTTTCTCAAgat encodes:
- the BFSP2 gene encoding phakinin isoform X2 — protein: MPLPRRRSSILGQQPPLSTAECSGVTNRRVSVGSASNFPRPPGVYVGSVPTGGLSSLGTRVSRRALGISSVFMQGLRSCGPPVPVTQGLERGRAPTFESLNGCLVEYIEKVRALEQVNRELEEHIRVYLDRKSSTVSSWGSLRENWENIYHQVGDAVLENARLMLQTENIQACAEDFKERYENEQPFRKAVEEEIRSLYKVIDDANLTKMDLESQIESMKEDLALLSKNHEEDVKMLYRQLAGTQLEEVDAPIGTGLDDILETIRIHWEKDIEKNRAETGALLQTKSAALPAVKSQEEEVVEGLREEFHDTACKIQSLQAETESLRTLKRGLENSLHDAKHWHDIELQNLGSVITKLEAELEEIKSETEQNQKDREHLLAKKLQLEKEIAAYHSILDGEENR
- the BFSP2 gene encoding phakinin isoform X1, which encodes MPLPRRRSSILGQQPPLSTAECSGVTNRRVSVGSASNFPRPPGVYVGSVPTGGLSSLGTRVSRRALGISSVFMQGLRSCGPPVPVTQGLERGRAPTFESLNGCLVEYIEKVRALEQVNRELEEHIRVYLDRKSSTVSSWGSLRENWENIYHQVGDAVLENARLMLQTENIQACAEDFKERYENEQPFRKAVEEEIRSLYKVIDDANLTKMDLESQIESMKEDLALLSKNHEEDVKMLYRQLAGTQLEEVDAPIGTGLDDILETIRIHWEKDIEKNRAETGALLQTKQSAALPAVKSQEEEVVEGLREEFHDTACKIQSLQAETESLRTLKRGLENSLHDAKHWHDIELQNLGSVITKLEAELEEIKSETEQNQKDREHLLAKKLQLEKEIAAYHSILDGEENR